GATGTGTATGATGTATTAATTTACTCTGTAATTTTGATATGTAATATTTGTTTAACATGTATGTTATTTACATAGCTTGTCCCTTTCAATATCTTTACTAGAAATGGTGCATCCAACCACCGGTCCTACATATGACCCGTCGAGCCCCGTTGGACCATCTAATGAGCAACTGGACCGAATCTGAAGCTGAGAAAAGAGATAAATATGATCATGAAAGGCCAGTACTGGGCATCGGCGCGCCGGCGCAAACGAGCGCACCGTTAGATCTATCTATGCAGCAATTGTTTCCCTCGATGCAAACATATTTTGTTCAGATGCAGCAATTttgtcaacggttgcaacaaaaatatagttgtagcaaaaaaaaatctacgtgatcgtagcaaaaaaacgaagctgatgatgcgtagtagcaaaacaaaataagggtcatagcaaaacaatccggtgaactcgggttacaactctgatgaacgtgtatgcaacttttttagtgaatagTTGCAGCAAAAAAATATACCGGTTGTAGCTAAaaaataacacggttgtagcaaaaaaatctaacgaactcgagttgcaacgAAACGTGGATGTAGATTTTTTTTAATGAACAAATCGtaacaaaaatagaaaacgcttgtagcaaattTTACAACTGTTGTAGCAAAATCTGGACAAAAATTATTGCATACATTGGCAAGCACAAGCCCGCGGGTCACGCGCGACTGCCGAAGCATTCGGTCGGCGCCCCATTACGAAACGTTTCCCAATATGAAAAGGGTAGTGGTCATGGCACAATAATGCACTTAACACGGTCGAAACAAGAAAACAGGTCCACAACTTCAAGTTAAATAAGacgccaaaaacaaaaaaaaaaaacaggttCACAACTTCAACTTAAATAAGACAGCCAAAAAAAAGGTTCATATATTTTTTTTTTCTCCCATGATAATACGTGTTTTTATTCATGTCATAAAGGTCAAAGTACATGCCACGTCAAGGCCGACATGAAAAAACTATAAAGATAGCATAACATCTTTGAGCTTCGCACCGACGTTCATTGGCTGCCTCCCGCACCACCAAAACAACCATTGAACAAAAAATGATGGATCACCTCCTCATCCAAACTCGACGCGTCTCCATCGCTGATATGCAGCTTTGCAGACCTTCTTGGTGACTCACTAAAAATGGATCCCTAGCCATTGAACGGACCAGACAGGGGCAACCCATCGGACACATCATCGAACTCCATATCTGACACCCCACATGACTAAGACGTCGAAGAAAAAAAGCATACTTGTCATCCATGAACCACGAACACAACACGCGTTTCATCTTTTAGATGTCGATGCAAACTACAATATGCACCCACTCCTGAACTACCTTCCAAGCTATGCGCCGACGCAGGAGCAAACGCCATGGCAACAGCGAAGCCGGAGGAGACAGGTCCATTGCGAGGATGCCGCCGTCCCGACGCCATCAATTTTTGAACTGGCTTCCAAATCCATTTTCAACCATAGGACTGATGGTCCTCGTCAAGAAAGGATCCAAAGAATCATTATTCAGCGACGCCATCGTCGTCGCCGAAGTCAAGATGAGAACAACCTAAAAACCTAGACTACAAAAGACTAAAAAGGATCCACATGCGTGGATCCAACGGCTCCCCTCACCACAGACGACCGATGTCGTCAACGGAGGGGAGCCGTCGTAGGACGGCAGTGAAAGATTGGCTTCTGTGGCGGCGTCTAGGGTTCCAGCCGTCTGGGACGGGAGCAAAAATGATCTCGTTACCAGGGTAGAAATTAACACGTACGTGGGATGAATACGGCCTAGGCAAACAGGTCCACAACTTAAGCCAACGAATTAGTTGGATGCAATAGAAACACATTTTAAATAGGGTGTACCATTGCACATCTAAATGACTAAACAAAatatgaaagaaaaaaaaatatacgCATGAACCTCTACATAAGATCAATGATATAGGATTTAGATATGTAAATATTTATCTTACATCTAGATGTGTTTTAGCAAAACCGTTTCAAATACTAGCCAAAACCCACAACGACATAGTAATCTAAAAAAACTTAGAGGCCTATAAGATTGGCTTCTCCACCTCCTCTGCTTACTCATCGAAAGAACGCACTGCCGGCTAGCAAGGCAAGGAACAAAGCGGCGGCGGCACAATTAACCACCCTATCCTGCCGCTTGTACACTTGCTCGCGTTCTAATCGTCTCTGCGCCGATGCTTCAAGGTGTTCCCGCATGCATCTGTCTCCAGTCAAGAGCTTCCTTCTTGGCTGCCCTTATAGGTACGCCATGCCGTCTGTGCTGCCGGGGTTGAGTGTACATGGATCCGTGTAGGACTTCCTGGCGGCGGCGGAGCTGCAGCTGAAAAGTCGAGCATCCCCCACCGCCGGCGCTCCGGACGAGGAAGCGCTGCTCCTCCTCGAGCGCTCGCGGAAAAATATCTGGTGACGGAGGAGGACAGGAGGCGCGGAAGACGCTGACGGAGCACCGCGGCGGAGCGGATCGCCGACGCCATCTCTCTAGACGGCGATGGGGTGACTTTGTTTCCACCTTCCTCCTCTAGCTGGAGGCGCAAGGCGAAGGTCGGAGGACTGGAAGTGGACTCCCCTCCTCGGATTCGTAACTGAGCCGGAATCAGACTACAGCCACCACCATCTATATGTACACGGGCGGCGTTCTCCCAGGGAACGAGACAGCTAGCTAATAAGCAGCGTCcatggcgacggcgaggaggcgcaAGGCGAAGGCCGCCAGGGCCGCGGCCGCGGAAGCCATGAAGAAAGACAGGAAGAACGCCTACGATGCCATGGTCACAGCGGATAAGGAGTCCCGGCAAGCCGAAGCGGAGGCCAAGGAGGCCACCACGACGGCCGCGGCCAAGGCCGAGGAGTCCATGCAAGCCGTCGGCATGGCCATGGCGAAAGCCGAAGAAGCCGCCGTCATAGCCAGCGTGAAGGCGGAGGAAGCCGAGAAGGCAAGAGAAGCCTACCGCGAGGTGTGTCGGCAGGTGGACGCAGCGGCGGAGTGGGCGCAGTGCGAGGAGGAGCTCTTCGCCGCCCGGTTCCGACGCTACTGGAACCAACTCGTCGCCCGCCCCGGCGTCACCTTCCATCAAACCAGTAAGATGTATATCTACGCTCAAGCTGCATACATATATTTGACCAGTTAATTGCTCGTACTAACTTGATACACAACATCTGATGAAATCCATGTAGCATCGATCCCCGCCATGCGGTACACGCACCCTGCTCCCCATGATAGGCCCAAGGCCATGGATACCTTGCAGATCACGTCGGTGAAGATCGCAGCGGTCGACGATTGCCTGCAATGGCCGCTGCAAGTGTATGGCATCATCGCGGCACGAGATGTCTTGGATCACAAGCGCAACATTCTTTTCCACCGCCGGAGGGGTGATTGCCAAATAATCACTCAAGAGGTTAGTACGCTACGTTTACGGACTCTTACAGGCCTATTACAGGATAAATTTGAGGTAGCAATCTGTGATTGGATAAAAGGGGGAGGGAGGGTCCCACCCACCGAAAATCAGGGGGGGCGCAAGTTTAGTTGGTCGAAAGGTCCGTAAAATCTCTGTAATGAGGCCGTAGATGTAGCATTTTTGTTTTAGCTAGGTCTGCTCTTTTTGGCGCCAAACCCAAAATTTTAAGGTTTTACTTCCTCTGTACAGAATATCACTTTTGCTCCTCACTTTTACTTCAGCACACCTCACGGAGTATTTATAGTTTTAGTAGGCTAAACTTAGCCTACTAAAACTACAAGTATTTCGGTATAGAGGGAGTACCAATCAGCAGCTTTTTTTTGCTCTGCGGTTGAAGATGTTCTTAATATTTACATGGACAATTGCCATTCCCATGCAGGATCCATACCTAGCATTGACGGGCCCTAGTCGCGCCATTGCCGTGTCGAGGGACCTTTCATACATCGAGGTCTCGCTCAAGGTGAAGGGCGCGAGTAGAACTAGATCCGAGGACGGAGATTTGAGCGATCTAGTCCTGAGTTACGGGACCGGATTATGTCTCGCAGGCATTTACCCTAGCAGGCTCAGCACACTTGAACTCGAATCCAGTCACATTAATCGCTCCGTGGAGGCCACGGTCCGCATCAAAATCACCCACGGGTCATGGCCGGATGGTCTCCGAGGCGCGTTCACTGCCGGCATGAGCAGCAACAATGGCCTGGAAGTGGAGCTGCTCAATACCAGAGACGGTAGAGCTTTGCCCGTCGACTCTGAAGGTGTGGTCAAGCTCCAGCGCCGCGTCATCTCCGTCTACATCGAGGGGATGCTCAAGGTTTCCGTGGTGGCATGTTCGGTTGATGAGGAACGGGGTTTCATCGAGAAAGCTGAGGCAGTTTTCGAAGCAAAGAGACAATGTGTAAGCGTCATGGAGATTAACTTTGGGTCTTGTAGTATGCAGATTACCGTCGCTTGGTCCTGTTTCCGCCATGAGTAGTCTATATACTCAAGTTAATCTTATTCCATGGGTATTTTGTAGTGGGCAATGTTGATATATGGGTGTGGCCAGGTCTCAGTCGACTGAAATTTAACCAAGTTTTTACTTGACACTAGTAAACATGTCCGTGCAACGCACGTCTTGATCAAAGCAGCCCATTAAATTTAATATGAGTATTGGATTCTGAATTCATATTCTAGAAATTTAAAAAATAATAGAATACTATAGCATGATGATCTATGCCTCTCGAAAGGTCATGTTTAATACAAACCCCATTACTCATCATTTTACTATGTTATGTGAGGTTCAATCAGACCAAAAAGAAATCAAACCCATTTAGAAATCACAAAACTATGGTAAAGATTTCAGGAAGTTCTCTTGGGTTAAGGTGAAAGAAAAATGTGGGAATGTGAAAGAACAGATCTAAAGTGGACAACATATTGAATTAATGTGAAGATAACAATCGGAATCTAACTTTCAGTTCTAAAAATTATAAAATGTGTAATCTGAAACATGTAAAGTATGCAATATAAAAAGTGTTAGTTCTATAGAGCGACGGAAATGGCAACGGCACCCACATCCTCGCCGGCTACGGCACGACTCTCATGTCCCCGTCTGTTGCGGATGCACTCGGTACCCGTGTCAGTGCATAGTGGAACTGAGACTTCCGCATCCTCAACGGCGGTACGAACCCGTGCTTCTCCCCATTATTAATAATCCTGTTTTCTGGACCAACCATTAGAAAAACATAATATCAATTAAACAAACGGTTCATTTTTATCCAAGTCTATTCAGAGTACAAGTACTTACCTCAGCCTTTTGAGGATGTCTATATCTGGTTGGGTTTGATGCATGGACTTCTAATCTCCTTGCCAATCTTCCTCTTTATGGTTAGTAGTCCTAATTTTCATGTCTCACTTTAAACTCTTCATACTGCGATTCTATCTTGTTTGAGGCCAAACTTatctacattcacatgagtatttaGAGCTACAATTAAACTGAGAAAGCAATTGCACAAAATGATAGAAATATAAAATGATACATTTCTGAATACATATCAATCTAGTCCTTAGTAATGACCATAGCAGTTACTATATTTAGATGACAACTGAGGTATATCACGACGCTATAGGGGAAAAAGATCGCAAACTGCAAACCCAAAATACTTGAGTTTCCATGGTAACCGGAGTGACCCATCCTATGTGTAATTAAACTTCAAACTATACTTTAGAAATAAAATTATTCGATGCAGATGTCAAATACAGATACCGAATAGTCAAGTTACCTGGCATCATAGTAATTGAATTCACATAATGAAAATCATGGAAGTGCTAAGAAAAGTGATTCCATTAAGTATTGTGATATGAAATAGTTGTGCTAGCTAAGatatttaagtggaagaaatgaACACGGTTCCTTGCAAACTCTATACACAACATGCCTGTTGTACGCTATTGAACTTTAGCTCCCCCTTCATCCATTTTAGAGTCCTTATGCCTAAAAATAAAAGCACATGGTTATTGTTCATACATGAAAATTTGATGGTTCTCCAAGGGGGAGAGGTAATCAAACATCAATTCAGGAGCTATTATCAATATGAAAATATCAAAtaataagaaaaaagaaaatattgcTTACAAAAAAtaatattgtacaatatgaactcatGATATCTGCATCCTCACTTTTGACACAAGTAGATCATCTTTTAGTTGGCAACTATTAACAAAAGTATTGTTAGACTGCAGATTAAATCTATTTAATTGTTTAACACGTATGGACGCACATCCGAACTGCAAAAGAAAAGGAACAATAGTTGGTGCAGCTAATTGTCGCACCTGCATCTATGTGTAGAACAGAAAACAAATTTAGTATGAAAACTGACTACTCATTTCTCCTCAAACCAAATAAAAATGAAAGGATCATGGCCATATTTCCTCCTATTGACAGGTTTAAATTGCTGTCAAAAAAGAGAGAATAGACTCACTTGATTGAGCCATGAACGACCAAAGAATACAGCTGCAAATACTTCAGGAATAAGGGCACAAGCATGGTGTCATACATGATTTGTCCAGTTACAACTTACATGGGGATTGGGAAGCGCTAATAATTGGGCAGTTTCATGGAGTTGCATCCAGCCACCTAACCAACCTGCATGGTTAATCAATTGAGCATAATTTTGGGGGAAACCAAACCTTGGCCCCAAAGCCAAAACGCAAAATCAACACAAACAGAGCAGAGGAGGGCAGAGGAGAGGAGACGGGGAACGGGATGGAGGCGCGAGGTTCGTACCGAGATCTTGTCGGCGAGGTGGGCGAGGTCGTGGAGGCCACCGGGCTCGCCGTCGCTGTTGCCGCGCgagtccccgccgccgccgctctcgAGGAAGTCGCCGACGAGCATGGCCGGGTCCATGTCGCTCTCGTGGCTCCCGTGTTGGCTCGCACTCCCGGGCATGTCCCCCCTCCCCGCGTCCGCAGCCACAGGTGCCCCACCGCGACAGGCGACCCGCCCCTCGGCGAAACTCTCGCCGTGGACGGCGGGGCCCACCTCCGCTGCgccgcctccaccaccgcgcCCGGCGGCGACAGCGCCCCGAACTCCTTGGCCACCAGCATCATCCTGCCCCGTCGGCAATGGCGACGATGATGGTGTGACGTTTTGGTGCACTTCGGCGAGGTCGGCGTGCAGGTAGGATATGGTGCTGGTGGCGACGGAGGTTAAGAGGATGTGGGCGCTAATCACGGAAGACAAGTGCAGGATGCGGATGGAGTTTGGTATTCTCCTCTGCGGTGGAGTATGGTCAGCCAATGCTAATTGCTAAGTCCACCCAGTCGTGAGGTGCTGATTAGTTCGTGTGTGTTGTGGGGCGTTTTACGGGGTGCGCGTTGTGAAATTCTTGTTTGCttgtttattagtagtatagatatagataacatgcaagagagaaaaataaataattaaaaaaaaaacGGATCTTAATGTAAAATCTCACGGATATAGCATCTAAGTCTCAGTCTTAGCAAGAATGTTGGTATATACAGTCTAATgttggattttatttttttgccggGAGCCTGATATTGGATATGTTGTGCTATAGTGTATAGTTAAACTTTTTACTGGTGGTATTTCACAGGAAACACCCAGCAGAAAGAATAGAAGATATATATGAATTTCGCATGAATTTAAAGGGAATACTTCGGTTCGTGCCGAAAGTAATGACAATTTGGAAAttttgaagatgaagatgggcATGTCACTGAATCAGGTTTTTCGGGTGTCTATAGTGATTGAGTTCGCAGCCCAGACATACATATTGCTTTGTTTGCATGCAGAAACTGGTGGCCCAGCCGGTCCGTTGGATGGACCTCCTGAGGCCGAAAGCCCGAAACAAGCATATTTTTATCTGCAGCTCCGTCGGGCATCGACCTGCTGCTGCAGATCGGCCACCATAGGCTGGGGTCTGTAACGATTCACTGTACATAGGGTCATGTAGCTGTTCACTGTAGATAGGGTCCTGTAGCACGGTCAATTTGTCAGCAAATTTTGAAACAAGTGAACATATTTCAAGTTTGTGAACATTCTTTAGAAAAATAAATGTTTTTCGGAAACATGAAcactttttgaaaattttgtaCAATGTGAAATTTAGAACAACTTTCAAAAACTGAACATTATTTCAGATTTCTAACATTGTTTTAATTGGGATCATTTTTTTAAAGTATCAACATTTTCGGGAACATGATTTCTTTTCAATTTCCGAACGTTTTTGAAGTATATGAACAAACTTTGGAAAAAGGAACATATTCTGAAATTCTTAACAGATTTGGAAACGCTGACATTTTTGAAATCCAATAACACGTTTTCAAATCCAAAAAACAGCGATTTTTCCAAATTTTCCAATAATTTTGTCAATACAcaataatttaaaaaaatagaaatacaaaagaattagaaaaaaatacaaaataacCAAAAAAGTATTAAATAAGAGAcacaacagaaaaatgaaaacccGTTCAGTAACCTTCTCGAACGTTCGCGAAACATGCAGAAACTTTACAGAAGTTTCTCGAGTAGAATCAATAGTGCATAATGGATATATTAAATGGGCCAGCCCAATTTAGTTCGATAGTTCGCTACCTGTGTGAAATAGTGGCAAATCTGTCAAAAAGTGCGACATATAGGAGTTTTCAGCATATCGACCTAAGTTTACCCCCTTTGAATAAGGTGTTGTCCCATTCGGCCTTGACAATAGCAGCTCCCCCACCCTCGCCCGTTGGTAAGTAGAAACTGCCGGCACAGCCCGGTCGTTTATTAGACTTCCTGAGGCCGAAACAAGCAAGCATATCCGTAGCCAGTCCGGCCATTGGCGATGTAGATCAGATACTCTATAGCGTGCCGCTACAGAACGGCTACCGTAGGTCGGGGCCTGTGATGATTCAATGTACTATGTAGTTGTCCACAGCACATAGGGTCAAGTAGCTCGGTCAATTTTTCAACAAATTGTGAAAGAAGTGAACATATTTCAAGTTTGTGTACATTATTTATAATAACAAATGTTTTCTGAAAACATAAAaactttctgaaatttttgaacaaTTTTAAATCTAGAACAAATTTTCACAAAAAGTTAGCACTATTTTAGATTTCTAACATTCTTCTAATTGTGATCATTTTTACTAAAAAAATAGAAACATTTTTTAGAACATGGTTTTTTTTAATttccaaacatttttaaaatgtatgaatgaatttcagaaaaagaaaccTAATTTGAAATTCTTGATACAATTTTGAAATGTATTCATGTTTCAATTTTTGAACATATTATTAAAATATGAACACTTTTGTAAATTCCAAAAaactatgattttttttccaattttCCAACATTTTTTGTGATTACAAAACAATGTTTTAAAATAAGAATAAAAAGGAATCTAAAAAAAAATAACCCAAAATTATTAAATAAGAAACACAACAGAAAAATGAATATTGGTTCAGTAACCTTCTAGAAAGTTCACGAAATATGCAGGAACTTTAGATGATTCTTCAAACCGGGTCTTATAGATTCAGTAGTGCATAGTGGATCTATTAAATGGGCAATTTTATCGCAAGTGCGACAGCTAAGATTTTATAGCATATCCCCCTTACCTTTACCCCCTTTGAATAAAGTGTTGGCCCATTCGGCCTTGATAATAGCAAGCATATCTCCAGCCGACCAGGTCATTTGCTATGTATTCTTCCGTCCTATAATTCGTGTCTTAGGTTTgcctagaaatgaatgtatctaaatactaaaacatgattagatacattcatatttagAGAATTTTAAGATAAGAATTTTGGAATGGAGGAGTAGATAAATATATCAGATACTCTGTAGCCTGCCGCTGCAGAACAactaccactagtagaaaaaggatctttagtcctggttcggttgggccattagtctCAGTtctcaaccgggactaatgctggcCCCGGTTCggtcccgaaccggggctaatggcctttCACGTGACGGGGCTGAGAGCGATGGGGagggctattagtcccggttcgtattacgaaccagGGCTATTTCATCGCTTTTTTTAAGCAatttttgggtttaaggttttgcactaaattgaatgggctattttgctgcccctattttcccatttatttgttacatatatattgcacatcgtcacgaatatattacatcatctcatccgtcgtgctttgtcgaacatatttacaaaatgtaggcACGAGTTacgtgcacatatatgcatcttttttacactatatcatttcatatcatttccgttgaatggcaatagtattctagtCGATCATCTAACATCTCattatcatcttaatcatataccaagttatcatatgatacacataaaataaaacaaagaaacatcataatacatagtcatctcatgcatgcatcctaatcgatcatgtcaagtaataatataaaccagaataacttgtctctcataagacctagtcctcgctcttaggtataatgtcataaaataaaataacacctatgtctccatgatcaagcacagagatccaacggtctccaacttgtggcttgcgaaccttcttttttctctccatgcttcaatttggagccttttttatcttgatttgaggttactcgagtatggagcatcgaactcagccctcagcgggcttctaattttcatttggccttctgggtgcatcaacagaggcgctacatcatgtggcagttgatgttgaagaacataataataacctagttaacaATGTAATCAACattatttatgcaatagtagagcgtacttaattaggaaactcttaccaagatatttcgtcgAATGTCATCCGgcttcaacctatgcactagtggccaattccaaaattatacggAAAGGTATTcctagaaaccagaacaccagcaacaagaaagtggagaagaacatccttatcctcccaagttagatatgATCCAtatgtgtagtgtgtcgtgtcaattaatttccgtaattcactcgaagaaacaaaataagctgtaaattataatttaacaaatttagtatatggatgaacaccaactatttctaaatataaatgcaaattacttgataaatatggttgagaaacatcacatggaggtaaaacaggaaacaTATCattgacaaccacccaaatgtcgatgttgtctagcatattatcttcaggacgaagatcggagGTTATTTTCATACCCTCctcaaatccatatgccttgcaaagatcttctcggtttgggcacccaaattctgtttgaaaaactgaattaaatactttgataacaaatatgtgaccatgtatagtcctcaagtTAGCGCTCCTcatctcaattctctcgtggtcttcgaaaccgagcctctcggacacatatcttcttgcatggcaagggaggaacatatctctattctcgtcaagcttcatgctgaagaacctaccgtctcgcaggtgaggcgtgtcgcagataccccgacagtcgccgcaatattcacactcccgatattcatcgtcagacatttactgttttaatgtggtaaatgtgtgtaaacaacaattcTGACAttatatatatcgaaagaattgaacatctatatatatataaacatagctagctaggccactcggacattccggcaaaacttagcacaatttagcaagcaaaagtgagaaactcactactgttttatgcattatattaacaccaacaaaaggatgatatttgtaggttggtgaaatatgtatgtgccctttttcctctccaaagtttaaataagttgttcgaaaccattggttgtctaattcaaacctaatgtgcctacttacatgaaatttacaaataggattttttttccttctttctagttagtccatcaaaagatcttcaataaacatatatatcttgattttcttattaacatatGCATCTCAATTTCCATTATTTCAATTTGTTCTAGCTTGAATCGATGACCCTAAAATCTAAATGGCAGCAGCCTTGGGGTgcctagagcgggaggggaggggggtagcggcgcctggagggggtgggcttaccggagcgggatggggagggcggcgaccggcttaccggagcgggagaggggaagggggcttaccgcaggaggggaggggggtggcggcgacggcgagggaaacggcgacgacgacgacgacaacggcggCGAGGGAGCCGGCGGCGTGGAAGGAGCGCGGAGACGACGAATGTGTCGGGAAAGAGTCGACGTCGAGGGTTCGTCCGCGTCggcgcgagaggaggaagaagatggaaa
This region of Hordeum vulgare subsp. vulgare unplaced genomic scaffold, MorexV3_pseudomolecules_assembly, whole genome shotgun sequence genomic DNA includes:
- the LOC123418181 gene encoding uncharacterized protein LOC123418181, producing the protein MATARRRKAKAARAAAAEAMKKDRKNAYDAMVTADKESRQAEAEAKEATTTAAAKAEESMQAVGMAMAKAEEAAVIASVKAEEAEKAREAYREVCRQVDAAAEWAQCEEELFAARFRRYWNQLVARPGVTFHQTTSIPAMRYTHPAPHDRPKAMDTLQITSVKIAAVDDCLQWPLQVYGIIAARDVLDHKRNILFHRRRGDCQIITQEDPYLALTGPSRAIAVSRDLSYIEVSLKVKGASRTRSEDGDLSDLVLSYGTGLCLAGIYPSRLSTLELESSHINRSVEATVRIKITHGSWPDGLRGAFTAGMSSNNGLEVELLNTRDGRALPVDSEGVVKLQRRVISVYIEGMLKVSVVACSVDEERGFIEKAEAVFEAKRQCVSVMEINFGSCSMQITVAWSCFRHE